One stretch of Prunus persica cultivar Lovell chromosome G1, Prunus_persica_NCBIv2, whole genome shotgun sequence DNA includes these proteins:
- the LOC18790250 gene encoding uncharacterized protein LOC18790250 yields the protein MEPPATPIIAKKLSNMVRLILFALQKGVSKKKLMMMKEHGKILGKSFNDFMVRHHTALSCKSHDVHVSFVYPLEYEFSCKSSIPPYRSSYTPPCHDSGHNKGRYVRQRSRRSVYVPMMCENVLATVNTGRKVSFRGGDVVEPLPMVRRVRITEWEPLFPLNIDEEEEEEEDYHVDKAAQEFIDKFYRELMLQKWMAVDSSH from the coding sequence ATGGAGCCTCCTGCTACACCAATCATAGCCAAGAAACTGAGCAACATGGTACGTCTGATTTTGTTCGCATTACAAAAGGGCGTGTCCAAAAAGaagctgatgatgatgaaggagCATGGGAAGATCTTAGGCAAGTCCTTCAATGATTTCATGGTTCGCCACCACACGGCGCTCAGCTGCAAGTCACATGACGTGCACGTGTCCTTCGTGTACCCCCTCGAGTACGAGTTCAGCTGCAAAAGCAGCATCCCACCGTACAGATCGTCCTACACTCCTCCCTGCCACGACAGCGGGCACAATAAGGGCCGTTACGTTAGGCAGCGTTCGCGGAGGAGCGTTTACGTGCCGATGATGTGTGAGAATGTATTGGCGACGGTTAACACCGGTAGGAAAGTGAGCTTTCGCGGCGGTGATGTGGTGGAACCACTGCCGATGGTGAGGCGGGTGAGGATAACGGAGTGGGAGCCGTTGTTCCCGTTGAATattgatgaggaggaggaggaggaggaggattatCATGTGGACAAAGCAGCACAGGAATTTATTGACAAGTTTTATAGGGAGTTAATGTTACAAAAATGGATGGCCGTAGATTCCTCCCACTGA